GTCTTTCCAATTCTCTTAATTTATTTGCGTGGAGACAAATTTGGTTTAAACTTATatgataagaaacaaaaataaataatggtgGTTGTTGCATGCATTACACATAGTTTTCTCTCTAATGTTGTAACACCTCGCCCTATAATTCTGACcaaaacttataatataaatttatccCAGTATACATTCGTCACTTGATAGTCTTCATAGCAATTTGCTACGTGTACCCATTATctatttatcataatttatttagaagaGTGAAGACGGTCTCCACTATCAAAGACAGTTTTTTAGTCTATTTTATCATCAATcacattgtttttttaaaaaaattcatacaaGATCACCCCACCTAAACTAAAtctgtttaattttaatttttNAAAAAAATACACTTTACTGGCATAAATaatgattattaattatttttaaataatttttatcacCATATTCTCAAGATGAGCCCTAGTCCGATGTGGTCCTGATTTTGTAAAGCCATTTTAGTTTGACTAAGTTTTGtaattaagatattattattaattttgtatttaaggGTTAGGTGGGCTTAGTAATGTATTATTTAAAACCATAATTGAGACGATTAAACCTTTGCTCGTGTGCatcttaataaatttcaatctattttcactaatataatataaagtttggtaaactttgtgtttcatttcaatctatttttatCTCCAAATCCATACGTCACGATGACTCATGAGGTATTAACTTTGGAAATCGAAACAAGACAAGAAAACTGGTTGGACCGGTTTGGTTCAACTAAACCACTCCCTTCAACCAACTAAACCCCACCCTTGATGAATTCTTCACCGTTTTTATTAAGGGCTCAAGGGCATAAAAGACATTCCCCCGTCCTCTTCCGATGCTGCCCTAATTCCTGGTGTATAAACTTGTTGGAACTGGTACACCGtaatttttgcttcattttctgGGCTTCTCGCAAATGAACATTTTGAAGCATCCAATTATCAGCAGGCGAGGATTCAGATATGGTGGAGGTACTGTATGTTCATCTCTAATTTTGAGACTCTGGTTTTTGGATTCTCGTTCAAATGTTAGACGCACATTCGTTTCTGttccccctttttcttttctgcttACCTCATGTATTTGCTTGATCGACTTTTTTGGATTACAATGGTTTCAAAATAGAGCGAGGGGTTGGAGTAAgtaaatattagtttttgaTTCCTCTGTCCAGTCATTATGATGATTCAGTAGTCAAAATTGTTCAAATCCAGCAAATGGATAGTTAATGTGCTCCAAATGACTATGgagaaagaataattttttctctGGCCTCTTGATAAGTTCTACATTCTGCtgagccttttttttttagactaaGAATTTAAGTAGTGAAAGAAAGCTCCTCCCGCTTGAATTAGCATCTCAGCTTGTTGCTGATGAACCATTTGTACATTGTAGCATTGCAAAGTTCGTTCATTCATTCATCGCAAGACGCAGTGCTGGAAGTTTGTTCTAGAGAGCAAGAAGTAGTGATTGCTTTAGGGAGCAATGTGGGTGATAGACTGCAGAATTTCAACGGAGCTTTGCAGTTGATGAAAAAGGCAGGGATACACATTACAAGACATGCTTGTTTGTATGAGACAGCACCTGCTTATGTCACTAATCAACCTCAATTTCTCAACTCCGCTGTTAGAGCTGTCACAAAGCTTGGACCACATGAACTACTGAGTGCAGTTAAGAACATAGAGAAACAGCTGGGTCGTACTGCTGGTATACGCTACGGCCCGAGGCCGATTGACTTAGATATCTTGTTGTATGGAAGATATAAAATACACTCAGATACTCTCACTGTCCCTCATGAAAGAATCTGGGAAAGGCCGTTTGTGCTGGCTCCTTTGATTGATTTGCTGGGTTCAGATGTTGATACCGATGATGTTGCTTGCTGGCATTCTTTAGCTGCTGATCGTGGCGGGCTTTTTGAGTTATGGGAGAAAATGGGTGGTGAATCTCTTATTGGTAAAGAAGGAATGAGAAGGGTTTTGCCCATTGGAAACAACTTATGGGATTGGTCCTGCAAGACTTCCATCATGGGGGTTCTTAATTTGACACCTGACAGTTTTAGCGATGGTGGCAAGTTTCAACCTATTGAAGCTGCAGTTTCTCAGGTGCGTTCGATGGTTTCAGATGGTgctgatatgattgacattgGTGCTCAGTCAACACGGCCCATGGCACCTATGATTTctgttgaagaagaattggaTAGATTAGTTCCCGTTTTGGAAGCTGTTACAGGAATGCCAGAGATGAGTGGAAAGCTCATATCAGTGGATACGTTTTATTCAGAAGTCGCTTTGGAAGCTGTAAAGAGAGGGGCTCATATTGTAAATGACGTATCAGCGGGCCAGTTGGATCCTCAAATGCACAGGGTTGTTGCTCAGCTTAAGGTGCCTTATATTGCAATGCACATGAGAGGAGATCCATCTACAATGCAAAACAATGAGAATTTACAGTATGATGATGTTTGCAATGAAATTGCCTCTGAGCTACACTCTAGGATTAGAGATGCAGAATTATCAGGCATCCCAGCTTGGAGGATAATTGTTGATCCTGGGATTGGATTCTCGAAGAACACAAAGCAAAACCTGGAAATTCTAGGAGGCGTACCAAAGATTCGAGCagaaattgcaaggagaagcTTGGGATTGTCTCATGCTCCCATGTTGATTGGACCTTCGAGAAAGAAATTTCTCGGCGAAGTATGTTCGCAACCGATTGCAACGAAGAGAGATCCCGCTACAGTTGCTGCAGTTACCATAGGGGTTCTCGGTGGTGCAAACATAGCTAGAGTACATAACGTAAGAGATAATGTGGATGCAGTGAGGCTTTGTGATGCAATGCTGAAGGAGAAAACAAGCTGAAGCATGATTGTTTCTCGTTACACATCcttttcattctcatttttttaatcaaattattatttttggataatttgGTACACCGCTCATGCTTTTACTGCTAGCGTCACAAGGAATAAAATGAGTTACGCGATGCCCCCTGGAATAGTATTATCTCAAGTTATTGGTTGTCATTGATCCATCGGAAGATTGTCTGTCTCTCACTAGTGCCCCTAGGAGTATTTGTTTTCAAGGTTGCCTTTAAATATCATTTGAGTAAAGGTATTGGCACTCTAAATGTCTGTTGGAATATTATTATCTGAAAACTTAACCAACAAATACAATGACATCCATTCAAAGTAATGGAAGAACTAATATAAAGAGattagagaaagagagagtatACACAACTTAGTTCCTCCTTTCTTTGGTAAAAGGGAATTATCTGGTAACTGACGAAGCATGTAAATATCTGATAATTTCAAGAGGCCTAGAAAGTGATCAGGTCAGGTAAGTCTTGTTTATGTACTGGTTTAGAAACAAGGCTCAAATGGGAAGAAGAACAGCTTGCAAAAGGGGCTTGTAAAGTGGTTGATGAACAACAATCTGCATCAAATCTCTCCCATTTGTCTGTAATCACTGTCTTCAACCCCCTCTTTGATCCATTTCCAAGCTCGCTCCTCATCTCTCCTCCATTATCTTTCCCTTTTAAATTAAGGCTTCCATTGATAATTTTCTCAAGATCTTTGATATCTTCTTCTGGGATCTTCTCCAATTTTAGGCTCTGAGATGCATTCAAAACACCCATTTCTCTACATATCTCAAAGTATTGAGTCAAATCTTCTACGTGAGTTGCTGCTTTTTTGACAACTTGAAGTGCCAATGATGCTTCGGGTTTCGCTGGTGTCTCGTAAATGTTCAACAGAACTTGAGCAATTCCGTTGCAGATTTGGCTGTAAACGTCAAAAATCTCAAAGATGAGATTGTTCATGGCCTCCAAAACTAAGCCCCCCTGTTAGAATGTGATGAATGAAGAAGATTAATTTACCACATTTTTGGGTGGTTGATAGTTTAATATGGCATAATTGGAAGAAGGGGTGAAGTCAACAGAATTTAACGCACCTTCATATCCTCATCCAAGGGTCGAACTTGAAGCAACATATCCAACATGGACTGCCAAGTTTGAAGCTTAATCAACTCATCCAACAATAGCGGCTTCAACCCTTTCTTCGCATTCTTGGCTTCAGAAGAAATAAGCGAGGACTTCTGATCCAGATATGCGTAATAGCTCCTGACGAAGGCGTTATAACCCCAAGTCTTGGATGAATTGGAATGGGCATCTTCGAAGGAAGAGAGATCGAAAGGCAGACGGCCCATGCGCTGGACGGAGGGAATTTGGCAACAAAAAACGCCATGGATGAGCATAAGACCCTTTAGAGCGACAACCCAGCTTCGTGTCTTCTCCATACGGGAGGAGAGGCCCAAGGCGAGAGGCTTGAGGTAGACGGGAGAGGTTCGGATCCATTGAAAGACGCGGCGGGCATTGGCGTAGTCTATTTTAGCACCGTCATGGCTGGTGGCTCGGATGATGGCAGCCTCGAGGTCGGGGTGGCGGTAGGGCGTGCGGGGTGAAAGGGTGGCCAGCCAAATGCTGTTTCGGTCCTTGATTGCTCCGGCAGTCCTGCGCCATAGCTTCATCATCTGGGCGAGGAGACAGCAGTGGCGGCAAAGGGGAGGGGGGTTTGGGATGTAATTTTGAAGGAAGGAATTGCTATTTTAGTTGTGGGTTTGCGGGATGAAGAAGCGTTCAACGCAGGAATAATGAATGGTTGGGGGTAATGGTGCATGCGGGAAAATagatactaataataataataatagttcatttctttcttcacaaACCTCCCATTTGCAAtcactaattaattttatcttctatCAATAATCCTTATCGTATATTATAAATTCTAATtaggaaaaaatataaaacctttttttgttcttttttcttttttcttttatacccATTT
This genomic window from Cucurbita pepo subsp. pepo cultivar mu-cu-16 chromosome LG01, ASM280686v2, whole genome shotgun sequence contains:
- the LOC111797533 gene encoding folate synthesis bifunctional protein, mitochondrial-like, with the translated sequence MNILKHPIISRRGFRYGGALQSSFIHSSQDAVLEVCSREQEVVIALGSNVGDRLQNFNGALQLMKKAGIHITRHACLYETAPAYVTNQPQFLNSAVRAVTKLGPHELLSAVKNIEKQLGRTAGIRYGPRPIDLDILLYGRYKIHSDTLTVPHERIWERPFVLAPLIDLLGSDVDTDDVACWHSLAADRGGLFELWEKMGGESLIGKEGMRRVLPIGNNLWDWSCKTSIMGVLNLTPDSFSDGGKFQPIEAAVSQVRSMVSDGADMIDIGAQSTRPMAPMISVEEELDRLVPVLEAVTGMPEMSGKLISVDTFYSEVALEAVKRGAHIVNDVSAGQLDPQMHRVVAQLKVPYIAMHMRGDPSTMQNNENLQYDDVCNEIASELHSRIRDAELSGIPAWRIIVDPGIGFSKNTKQNLEILGGVPKIRAEIARRSLGLSHAPMLIGPSRKKFLGEVCSQPIATKRDPATVAAVTIGVLGGANIARVHNVRDNVDAVRLCDAMLKEKTS
- the LOC111797540 gene encoding putative clathrin assembly protein At1g25240, with the translated sequence MMKLWRRTAGAIKDRNSIWLATLSPRTPYRHPDLEAAIIRATSHDGAKIDYANARRVFQWIRTSPVYLKPLALGLSSRMEKTRSWVVALKGLMLIHGVFCCQIPSVQRMGRLPFDLSSFEDAHSNSSKTWGYNAFVRSYYAYLDQKSSLISSEAKNAKKGLKPLLLDELIKLQTWQSMLDMLLQVRPLDEDMKGGLVLEAMNNLIFEIFDVYSQICNGIAQVLLNIYETPAKPEASLALQVVKKAATHVEDLTQYFEICREMGVLNASQSLKLEKIPEEDIKDLEKIINGSLNLKGKDNGGEMRSELGNGSKRGLKTVITDKWERFDADCCSSTTLQAPFASCSSSHLSLVSKPVHKQDLPDLITF